The Flavobacterium jumunjinense genome includes a region encoding these proteins:
- a CDS encoding IS4 family transposase: MRRHFTDIEDSRLLRRSNLILDSLFCNSVHSIRQITQNESECKAFYRFLQNNRISESKLIKNMSSNCITSCLDKTVLCIQDTSEVNLYNHKNRIKKDGFIGTTNAAKGGIGFLLHPSFVVDAYNFIPYGFSDVKIWNRPLEKLTKQERNYNKLPIEEKESYKWIESSEKSKEALEKAKKIIIIQDREGDIYEQFAIVPDEKTELLVRARANRTLLNKIKLFDFIANEPLQGKYTIALEGDKRRNISKREATLEVRFSAVTIQKNDLVSKNAPDSVDLYIIEAKEIGENIENPICWKLLTTIKVLDLETALQCIDWYTCRWVIEEIFRILKKEGFNIEASELGSAKSIRKLTLMMMETIVKLFLMQIAYDMPEHEIESRSCFTNQELECLEYQIIKLEGKTEKLKNPYKEKDLKRYVWAIARLGGWKGYTSARKPGITTFSIGIQKFASIMQGWQLFQDVSTR; this comes from the coding sequence ATGCGTAGACATTTTACTGATATTGAAGATTCTCGATTACTTAGACGAAGTAATTTGATTTTGGACAGTTTATTTTGTAATAGTGTTCATTCTATTCGACAAATCACCCAAAATGAATCGGAGTGTAAAGCTTTTTATCGTTTTTTACAGAATAATAGGATCTCAGAATCAAAATTAATCAAAAATATGTCTTCTAATTGTATCACTTCCTGTTTAGATAAAACAGTTTTATGCATACAAGACACAAGTGAAGTAAATCTTTATAATCATAAAAATAGGATTAAAAAGGACGGATTCATTGGCACTACTAATGCTGCAAAAGGTGGGATTGGCTTTTTATTGCACCCTAGCTTTGTTGTTGATGCTTATAATTTCATTCCTTATGGTTTTTCTGATGTTAAAATATGGAATAGACCTCTAGAGAAACTTACAAAACAGGAAAGAAATTACAATAAATTACCTATTGAAGAAAAAGAATCATACAAGTGGATAGAATCTTCTGAAAAATCAAAAGAAGCTCTAGAGAAGGCAAAAAAAATCATCATAATCCAAGATAGAGAAGGTGATATTTATGAGCAATTTGCGATAGTACCTGATGAAAAGACAGAGTTGCTAGTAAGGGCTAGAGCCAACAGAACATTATTAAATAAGATAAAATTATTTGACTTTATAGCTAATGAGCCTCTTCAAGGAAAATATACCATTGCACTAGAAGGAGATAAACGAAGAAACATAAGTAAGCGAGAAGCTACTTTAGAGGTAAGGTTTTCAGCTGTTACTATTCAAAAAAACGATTTAGTTTCGAAAAATGCACCAGATAGTGTTGATTTATATATTATAGAAGCGAAAGAAATTGGTGAGAATATTGAAAATCCAATATGTTGGAAACTATTAACAACTATTAAAGTTTTAGATTTAGAAACTGCTTTACAATGTATTGATTGGTATACCTGTAGATGGGTAATAGAAGAAATTTTTAGGATACTAAAAAAAGAAGGATTTAATATAGAAGCCAGTGAATTAGGTTCAGCTAAATCCATCCGAAAATTAACTTTAATGATGATGGAAACAATTGTTAAGCTATTTTTAATGCAAATAGCCTACGATATGCCAGAACATGAAATAGAATCAAGAAGTTGTTTTACCAATCAAGAACTTGAATGTTTAGAATATCAGATAATAAAATTAGAAGGTAAAACAGAAAAATTAAAAAATCCTTATAAAGAAAAGGATTTGAAAAGATATGTATGGGCAATTGCTAGACTTGGAGGATGGAAAGGATATACTAGTGCTCGAAAACCTGGAATAACTACTTTTTCTATTGGAATTCAAAAATTCGCTTCAATTATGCAAGGATGGCAATTATTTCAAGATGTGTCCACACGGTAG
- the lipA gene encoding lipoyl synthase, protein MNTVTENVFPPREPKPKWLRVKLPTGKKYTELRGLVDKYSLNTICASGSCPNMGECWGEGTATFMILGNICTRSCGFCGVKTGRPETVDWDEPEKVARSIKLMKIKHAVITSVDRDDLKDMGSIIWAETVKAIRRMNPNTTLETLIPDFQGNTRNLDRIIEVAPEVVSHNMETVKRLTREVRIQAKYEKSLEVLRYLKEQGIKRTKSGIMLGLGEKEEEVIQVLHDLRDANVDIVTIGQYLQPSKKHLPVKEYISPEQFEKYEKIGKELGFRHVESGALVRSSYHAEKHIH, encoded by the coding sequence ATGAATACTGTTACCGAGAATGTTTTTCCACCAAGAGAACCTAAACCAAAATGGCTTAGAGTGAAGCTTCCTACAGGAAAAAAATATACCGAATTAAGAGGATTAGTCGATAAATATAGCTTAAATACAATTTGTGCTTCAGGTAGTTGCCCCAATATGGGAGAATGTTGGGGTGAAGGAACCGCTACATTCATGATACTTGGAAACATTTGTACACGTTCGTGTGGTTTTTGTGGTGTTAAAACTGGAAGACCTGAAACAGTGGACTGGGATGAACCCGAAAAAGTGGCTCGCTCTATCAAATTAATGAAAATTAAACATGCGGTTATCACAAGTGTTGATCGTGATGATTTGAAAGATATGGGTTCTATCATTTGGGCAGAAACAGTGAAAGCCATTCGAAGAATGAATCCAAACACAACCTTAGAAACCTTAATTCCAGATTTTCAAGGAAATACTAGAAACCTAGATCGCATTATCGAAGTTGCACCAGAAGTTGTTTCTCACAATATGGAAACTGTAAAACGATTAACGAGAGAAGTTCGTATTCAGGCGAAATATGAAAAGAGTTTAGAGGTTTTGCGTTACTTGAAAGAACAAGGTATCAAGAGAACCAAATCGGGAATAATGCTTGGTTTAGGAGAAAAAGAAGAAGAAGTCATACAAGTACTTCATGACTTGAGAGATGCTAACGTTGACATTGTAACTATAGGTCAATACCTGCAACCGAGTAAAAAACATTTACCCGTTAAAGAATATATTTCTCCAGAACAATTTGAGAAATATGAAAAAATTGGCAAAGAACTAGGCTTTAGACATGTTGAAAGTGGTGCGCTTGTTCGTTCTTCATATCATGCCGAAAAACATATTCATTAG
- a CDS encoding RNA polymerase sigma factor, with protein MEINSEIILNNIEKAKTGDQVAFTFLLDFFWNEVYGFMLKRTENETDTDDITIETFAKAFDKINTYNPEFGFNTWLITIAKNVHIDMLRKKKTSLFIDITDEDNNNAFNVVDETPTIEDDIITEQNLSQLLNYIKTLKPAYQEVIQLRYFQEMTYQDMAEQLDEPLNNIKIKLLRAKKLLAETISKKEKKK; from the coding sequence TTGGAAATAAATTCGGAGATTATTTTAAACAATATTGAAAAAGCAAAAACGGGTGACCAAGTTGCTTTTACTTTTCTACTTGATTTCTTTTGGAATGAAGTCTACGGTTTTATGTTGAAAAGAACAGAAAACGAAACCGATACAGACGACATTACTATTGAAACTTTTGCGAAAGCATTTGATAAAATAAACACTTATAATCCTGAGTTCGGTTTTAACACTTGGTTAATTACAATTGCAAAAAATGTTCATATCGACATGCTTCGCAAAAAGAAAACTTCATTATTTATTGACATCACAGACGAAGACAACAACAATGCATTTAATGTAGTTGATGAAACTCCAACAATAGAAGATGATATTATTACTGAACAAAATTTGTCGCAACTTTTAAATTATATCAAAACCTTAAAACCAGCCTATCAAGAGGTAATACAATTGCGGTATTTTCAAGAGATGACCTATCAAGATATGGCAGAACAGCTTGACGAACCTTTGAATAATATTAAAATAAAACTGTTGCGCGCTAAAAAATTATTAGCCGAAACTATTTCAAAAAAAGAGAAGAAAAAATAA
- a CDS encoding IS110 family RNA-guided transposase, whose translation MNLKYSIGLDVSSKKINACISIIDERQKVIVKSSCIIPNTKKGFYALVVWINKHKKEFIPVVICMEATGIYHENCAYYLFDQGFSVSIILPNKAKKYIEAIGLKTKNDSIDAKGLSQMGAEQCLEIWQPMGEFFYQLRLLTRQHQNVTELKTVLKNQLDALSFAMHQSESVISQLKQTIALFEAQIKELNKAILKHIKSNQEIEQRINNIESIKGLGVLTIATVLAETNGFELFSNYKQVVSYAGYDVVEAQSGTRVGKTKISKRGNSRIRRAMHMPSLVVIKCKVKKFKDLYDRTYEKHGVKMKSYVAVQKKLLVMIYQLWKKNEKYNPEFEINIQEKEQEFSSLLGFAKAV comes from the coding sequence ATGAATTTAAAGTATTCGATTGGACTTGATGTTTCTAGTAAAAAAATTAATGCGTGTATTAGCATTATTGATGAAAGGCAAAAAGTAATTGTTAAATCTAGTTGTATTATTCCTAATACTAAAAAAGGTTTTTATGCTTTAGTAGTTTGGATTAACAAGCATAAGAAAGAATTTATTCCTGTTGTAATTTGTATGGAAGCGACAGGTATTTATCATGAGAATTGTGCCTATTATTTGTTTGATCAAGGTTTTTCTGTTTCAATTATTTTACCTAATAAAGCTAAAAAATATATAGAAGCTATTGGATTAAAGACAAAAAATGATAGTATTGATGCGAAAGGATTATCACAAATGGGAGCCGAGCAATGTTTAGAAATATGGCAACCTATGGGTGAATTTTTTTATCAGCTACGACTTTTAACTAGGCAACATCAAAATGTAACTGAATTGAAAACAGTTTTAAAAAATCAATTAGATGCTTTGAGTTTTGCAATGCATCAATCGGAATCTGTAATTAGTCAGTTAAAACAAACCATAGCGTTATTTGAAGCACAAATTAAAGAATTAAATAAAGCTATTTTAAAACACATAAAATCAAATCAAGAAATAGAACAAAGGATAAATAATATAGAATCTATAAAAGGATTAGGTGTGTTGACAATTGCAACAGTATTGGCAGAAACAAATGGTTTTGAATTGTTTTCCAATTACAAGCAAGTGGTTTCCTATGCTGGTTATGATGTTGTAGAAGCACAATCAGGGACTCGAGTTGGAAAAACTAAAATATCAAAAAGAGGCAATTCACGAATACGTCGAGCCATGCATATGCCATCGTTAGTAGTTATTAAATGTAAAGTAAAAAAGTTTAAAGACTTATATGACAGAACCTATGAGAAGCATGGTGTAAAAATGAAAAGTTATGTTGCAGTTCAAAAGAAATTATTGGTAATGATCTATCAATTATGGAAAAAGAATGAAAAATATAATCCTGAGTTTGAAATTAATATTCAAGAAAAGGAGCAGGAGTTTTCCTCTCTGCTCGGCTTTGCAAAAGCCGTCTAA
- the gap gene encoding type I glyceraldehyde-3-phosphate dehydrogenase — protein sequence MTRIAINGFGRIGRNLFRLLLNHPSIEVVAINDIADNKTMSHLIKYDSIHGVLQAKTNYNEQAIIIDEKEYLFFHEREIKNLDWKSLNIDIVIEATGKFKTVTTLQQHIDAGAKKVILSVPPEDDAIKTVVLGVNESILDGSETIISNASCTTNNAAPMLKVIQELCEIEQAYITTVHSYTTDQSLHDQPHKDLRRARGASQSIVPTTTGAAKALSKIFPELEGKIGGCGIRVPVPDGSLTDITFNVKRQVSIEEINEAFKKAANTNLKGILDYTEDPIVSVDIIGNRHSCLFDAQLTSVIDKMIKVVGWYDNEIGYSSRIIDLILFVTKNETD from the coding sequence ATGACAAGGATTGCTATTAACGGCTTTGGAAGAATTGGCCGAAATTTATTCCGATTATTATTAAACCACCCTTCTATAGAAGTTGTGGCTATAAACGACATTGCAGACAATAAAACCATGAGTCATCTTATTAAATATGACAGTATTCATGGTGTGCTACAAGCAAAAACAAACTATAACGAACAAGCTATTATAATTGACGAGAAAGAATATTTGTTTTTTCATGAAAGAGAGATTAAAAATCTTGACTGGAAATCATTAAACATAGACATTGTTATTGAAGCTACTGGAAAGTTTAAAACAGTTACTACTTTACAACAACATATTGATGCTGGTGCTAAAAAAGTAATCCTATCTGTTCCTCCAGAAGATGACGCTATAAAAACAGTTGTTTTAGGTGTTAACGAATCTATTTTAGATGGTTCGGAAACAATAATATCCAATGCAAGTTGCACAACAAACAATGCTGCTCCAATGCTTAAGGTCATTCAGGAATTGTGCGAAATTGAGCAAGCTTATATTACTACTGTACATTCTTATACCACAGATCAAAGTTTACACGATCAACCACATAAGGATTTAAGGAGAGCAAGAGGTGCATCACAATCAATTGTTCCAACAACAACTGGTGCAGCAAAAGCATTATCAAAAATTTTCCCCGAACTTGAAGGTAAAATTGGAGGTTGTGGAATTCGTGTTCCTGTTCCAGATGGTTCATTAACCGATATTACTTTCAATGTTAAAAGACAAGTGAGTATTGAAGAAATTAACGAAGCTTTCAAAAAAGCTGCTAATACGAACCTTAAAGGTATTCTAGACTATACCGAAGACCCAATTGTTTCTGTTGATATTATTGGCAATAGACATTCTTGCTTGTTTGATGCGCAACTTACTTCTGTAATCGATAAAATGATTAAAGTTGTTGGTTGGTATGATAATGAAATTGGATATTCATCTCGTATAATCGATTTAATTCTATTTGTTACAAAAAACGAAACCGACTAA
- a CDS encoding purine-nucleoside phosphorylase — translation MWEKVAETVNYIKNKTNFVPEYGVVLGSGLGGFVEDIQVAFSIPYTEIPNFPVSTVQGHKGALLFGTIGDKKVMAMQGRFHYYEGYDMKQVTFPIRVMKQLGIEKLIVSNASGGVNPVFQVGDIMIIKDHVNMMPEHPLRGFNDERFGPRFVNMSEPYSKDMIAKAKMIAKTLNIAVQEGVYLGLQGPTFETLAEYKMVKNIGADCVGMSTVPEVIVAKHMNMDCFGISVITDMGNEESIEEVNHEEVLEAAKKAEPHVRNLIKNFILHY, via the coding sequence ATGTGGGAAAAGGTAGCAGAAACAGTTAATTATATTAAGAATAAAACGAATTTTGTTCCAGAATATGGTGTGGTCTTAGGATCTGGTTTAGGTGGTTTTGTAGAAGATATTCAAGTTGCGTTTTCGATACCTTACACAGAAATTCCTAATTTCCCTGTTTCTACTGTTCAAGGACATAAAGGAGCTTTATTGTTTGGAACAATTGGAGATAAAAAAGTGATGGCAATGCAAGGCAGATTTCATTATTATGAAGGCTACGACATGAAACAAGTTACTTTTCCAATTCGTGTAATGAAGCAATTGGGGATAGAAAAATTAATAGTTTCTAATGCATCTGGAGGTGTGAATCCTGTATTTCAAGTGGGGGATATTATGATTATTAAGGATCATGTGAATATGATGCCCGAGCATCCTTTAAGAGGTTTTAATGACGAACGATTTGGACCACGATTTGTAAACATGAGTGAACCTTATTCTAAGGATATGATTGCTAAAGCAAAAATGATTGCAAAGACTTTAAATATAGCTGTTCAAGAAGGTGTGTATTTAGGTTTACAAGGACCAACGTTTGAAACACTAGCGGAATATAAAATGGTTAAAAATATTGGAGCAGATTGTGTAGGAATGTCTACAGTTCCAGAAGTAATTGTTGCCAAACACATGAACATGGATTGTTTTGGTATTTCTGTAATTACCGATATGGGTAATGAAGAAAGTATTGAAGAAGTAAATCACGAAGAAGTATTGGAAGCAGCTAAAAAAGCCGAGCCACATGTTCGAAATTTAATCAAAAACTTTATTCTTCATTATTAG
- a CDS encoding tetratricopeptide repeat-containing hybrid sensor histidine kinase/response regulator yields MRSLLFALFFFCSISHSQSLLKLTTEINDSIDFYLEIASFNKEDKRYFNKAIIYTEKAIDYAKKNKLHSKLPDCYLVLGGVYYDLGRPDTAIENFIRSINLYKKDVPSANLALAYYSLGKCYLEKNKIDLAEIYFKKSGEIYTALNFLDAIELINIQKGIIQKNRGKYDNAIAIFKSVIQSINNNTFVDTKIEAYYQIGEIENLKHEPSSAISYFEKALILNSKHSKNIQLQKKILKQLSDTYKKDNQYDKSQIYLERYVDIADSLDNFYNNSLSENTFDRIQFDKQLKTIEELDKEKKSQQKTIRFTKLISILSIALISILSLLSLSLYKNNKIRISTNKLLKEKNKELTIEKDRAERANKARSEFLATVSHELRTPLNAINGIAYILLNEKPKATQLNYLKSLEFSGKYLLTFINDILEINRLESDKVLVEHINFDLVDLVENIKISFNEFIIENNINFHLLIDSSIYPYTIGDPTKLSQVLINLVNNAIKFSKNGDVWLIIKKLEERENNTTLSFEVKDNGIGIPKDKQETIFDSFSQGSVEINRTYGGTGLGLSIVKKILEILGSNIHLESDANKGTSLQFDLTFGIGEPLEKKEPITLNKKNASNKKRRILLVEDNKINQMITQKMLEQKGIPSVIIDNGEEAIEHLKTNKYDLVLMDVHLPGINGTEATSEIRKFDTKTPIIALTAISLNENREMLLSFGMNEVITKPFVPEEFYEILFSFLSNNEE; encoded by the coding sequence ATGAGGAGCTTATTATTTGCTTTATTCTTTTTTTGCTCAATAAGTCACTCGCAGTCACTTTTAAAACTAACAACAGAAATTAATGATAGTATCGATTTCTATCTTGAAATAGCATCGTTCAACAAAGAAGATAAACGCTACTTTAACAAGGCTATAATTTATACTGAAAAAGCTATCGATTATGCTAAAAAAAACAAACTTCATTCTAAATTGCCCGATTGTTATTTAGTTCTTGGTGGTGTTTATTATGATTTAGGCAGACCAGATACTGCTATTGAAAATTTTATTAGAAGTATTAATCTTTATAAAAAAGATGTTCCAAGTGCCAATTTAGCATTAGCTTATTATAGCTTAGGAAAATGTTATCTTGAAAAAAATAAAATTGATCTTGCCGAAATCTATTTTAAAAAATCGGGAGAAATTTATACTGCTTTAAATTTCCTTGATGCTATTGAATTAATCAATATCCAAAAGGGAATTATTCAGAAAAACAGAGGAAAATATGACAATGCTATAGCCATTTTCAAATCTGTTATTCAATCTATTAACAACAATACTTTTGTAGATACAAAAATTGAAGCTTATTATCAAATTGGCGAAATTGAAAATTTAAAACACGAACCAAGTAGCGCTATTAGTTATTTTGAAAAAGCCTTAATTTTAAATAGTAAACATTCTAAAAACATTCAATTACAGAAAAAGATATTAAAACAATTAAGCGATACCTATAAAAAAGATAATCAATACGATAAGTCTCAAATTTATCTTGAACGTTATGTTGACATTGCCGATTCTTTAGACAACTTTTACAACAATTCGCTATCTGAAAACACTTTCGACAGAATTCAATTTGATAAACAATTGAAAACCATTGAAGAACTAGACAAAGAGAAAAAAAGTCAACAGAAAACGATACGTTTCACAAAATTAATAAGTATACTTAGTATTGCACTAATTTCAATTTTATCGCTACTTAGTTTGTCATTATACAAAAACAATAAAATTAGAATTAGTACGAACAAACTATTAAAAGAAAAAAACAAAGAATTAACCATTGAAAAAGATAGAGCAGAAAGAGCCAACAAAGCACGTTCAGAGTTCCTTGCAACCGTTAGCCATGAGTTACGAACACCTTTAAATGCTATTAACGGAATTGCATATATTCTTTTAAATGAAAAGCCAAAAGCAACACAGTTAAACTATTTAAAATCGTTAGAATTTTCCGGAAAATACCTTCTCACTTTTATTAATGATATTTTAGAAATTAACCGATTAGAATCGGACAAAGTACTTGTTGAACACATCAATTTCGATTTGGTAGACTTAGTAGAGAATATCAAAATTTCTTTCAACGAATTCATTATTGAAAACAATATTAATTTCCATCTTTTAATAGATAGTTCTATCTACCCTTATACTATTGGAGATCCTACAAAACTGTCACAAGTATTAATCAATTTGGTTAACAATGCTATTAAGTTTAGTAAAAATGGAGATGTTTGGTTAATAATTAAAAAACTAGAAGAAAGAGAAAATAATACAACTCTTTCTTTTGAAGTAAAAGACAACGGAATTGGAATTCCAAAAGATAAACAAGAAACAATTTTCGACAGTTTTAGTCAAGGTTCTGTTGAAATAAACCGAACTTATGGAGGAACAGGTCTAGGACTTTCTATTGTTAAAAAAATATTAGAAATTTTAGGAAGTAACATCCATTTAGAAAGCGATGCAAACAAAGGCACAAGCTTACAATTCGACCTAACTTTTGGTATTGGTGAACCCTTAGAAAAGAAAGAACCTATTACGCTAAACAAGAAAAATGCTTCTAATAAAAAAAGAAGGATATTATTAGTTGAAGACAATAAGATAAACCAAATGATTACCCAAAAAATGCTGGAACAAAAAGGCATTCCTTCGGTTATTATTGATAATGGTGAAGAAGCCATTGAACATTTAAAAACCAACAAATATGATTTGGTTCTTATGGATGTTCATCTTCCTGGTATTAACGGAACAGAAGCAACTTCTGAAATTAGGAAATTTGATACCAAAACTCCTATTATTGCTTTAACAGCAATTTCTTTAAATGAAAACAGAGAAATGTTATTGTCTTTTGGAATGAACGAAGTAATAACAAAACCATTTGTTCCTGAAGAGTTTTATGAAATCTTATTTAGCTTTCTTTCTAATAATGAAGAATAA
- a CDS encoding DUF4139 domain-containing protein, translating to MNVQKRVVFGIVFSILVVFSSFSQQKTKNVISKINNVIVFTEGAQITRNGKTTLESGKTELVFSGVSPRIDKQSLQVKGSGNFTILSVVHQNNFLKEQENRSEIEKLEASKKSLEQNKTTETNILAILQNEENILAKNQVIGGVNSGLKAIELKEAVDFHRQRLVDLIKQKTEINERVATIDSDLIKLNKQLKALNQSDEKATSDIVVTVSASSSVTNAKFEIDYYVFNAGWFSNYDLRVEDVNSPIDLLLKANIFQSSGEDWKDVNLSISSGNPTESGVSPTINPWFLNLNSRRSTGGSVQAYGQLIGNTVSGKISDSYGPLPGASVMVKGTSIGAQADFDGNYSIKVPHVNCELVFSYISMKSQIVQVRNNTINVVLEHDVAQLEAVVVTAYSRKKSRKKEEDEFKSQPLETSVNYQPTTITYDIDVPYTVLNDGKVYTAEIKKFNLPADYQYMAVPKLDKNAYLTAKITDWQDLNLFDGELNLFFEGAFLGKSLLDLQNASDTLEISLGKDKGIAIERKQLKEYKSKQFLSSNKTESRAFEIAVKNNKPYAVTITILDQFPISTTKEITVFDEEYNEGVMNEETKLVTWKLKLPSKSEKKLNLKYKVKSPKNASLILD from the coding sequence ATGAATGTACAAAAAAGGGTGGTATTTGGAATTGTTTTTTCGATTTTGGTAGTTTTTAGTTCCTTTTCACAGCAAAAAACAAAAAATGTAATTTCGAAAATAAACAACGTAATTGTTTTTACAGAAGGAGCACAAATAACTAGAAATGGAAAAACAACATTAGAGTCTGGAAAAACAGAATTAGTATTTAGTGGTGTTTCACCTAGAATAGATAAGCAAAGTCTTCAAGTTAAAGGATCGGGTAATTTTACAATTTTGTCTGTTGTACACCAAAATAATTTTTTAAAAGAACAAGAAAACAGAAGCGAAATTGAAAAATTAGAGGCAAGTAAAAAGAGTTTGGAACAAAATAAAACAACCGAAACAAATATATTAGCGATTCTTCAAAATGAGGAAAATATTTTAGCTAAGAACCAAGTAATTGGAGGAGTTAATTCGGGCTTGAAAGCAATTGAACTGAAAGAAGCGGTAGATTTTCATAGACAGCGTTTGGTCGATTTGATTAAGCAGAAAACAGAAATAAATGAAAGAGTAGCGACAATAGATAGTGATTTAATAAAACTCAACAAACAATTAAAAGCCTTAAATCAATCCGATGAAAAGGCTACAAGCGATATTGTTGTTACGGTTTCTGCATCTTCGAGCGTTACTAATGCTAAGTTTGAGATCGATTATTATGTATTCAATGCGGGTTGGTTTTCAAATTATGATTTAAGAGTAGAAGATGTCAATAGTCCAATAGATTTGTTATTAAAAGCAAATATTTTTCAAAGTTCTGGAGAAGATTGGAAAGATGTAAATTTATCGATATCCAGTGGTAACCCTACAGAAAGTGGTGTGTCACCAACAATAAACCCGTGGTTTTTGAATTTAAATAGCCGTAGAAGTACAGGAGGTTCTGTTCAAGCTTATGGTCAGTTAATAGGAAACACTGTTTCGGGAAAAATTTCAGATAGTTATGGTCCTTTGCCTGGCGCATCTGTAATGGTTAAGGGAACTTCTATAGGAGCTCAAGCCGATTTTGACGGAAATTATTCAATAAAAGTACCTCATGTAAATTGCGAGTTAGTATTTTCTTATATAAGTATGAAATCTCAAATTGTGCAAGTAAGAAACAATACTATAAACGTGGTTCTAGAGCATGATGTGGCCCAGCTTGAAGCTGTTGTTGTTACAGCTTATAGTAGGAAAAAATCAAGAAAAAAAGAAGAAGACGAATTTAAATCGCAACCTTTAGAAACGAGTGTTAATTATCAACCAACTACAATAACCTATGATATTGATGTTCCTTATACAGTTTTGAACGATGGTAAAGTGTATACTGCGGAAATCAAAAAGTTTAATTTACCAGCAGATTATCAATATATGGCAGTGCCAAAACTAGATAAAAACGCCTATTTAACAGCAAAAATTACAGATTGGCAAGATTTGAATTTGTTCGATGGTGAATTGAATTTGTTTTTTGAAGGAGCCTTTCTAGGTAAATCTTTGTTGGACTTGCAAAATGCTTCAGATACTTTAGAAATTTCTTTAGGGAAAGATAAGGGCATTGCAATTGAAAGAAAACAGTTAAAAGAATACAAATCGAAACAATTCTTAAGCAGTAATAAAACAGAAAGTAGAGCTTTTGAAATTGCTGTAAAGAACAATAAACCTTATGCTGTTACTATTACAATCCTGGATCAATTTCCAATAAGTACTACAAAAGAAATAACAGTTTTTGATGAAGAGTATAATGAAGGTGTGATGAATGAAGAAACTAAATTAGTGACTTGGAAGTTAAAATTGCCTTCAAAATCGGAAAAGAAATTAAATTTAAAATACAAAGTAAAGAGTCCTAAAAATGCTTCCCTCATATTAGATTAA